One region of Etheostoma cragini isolate CJK2018 chromosome 16, CSU_Ecrag_1.0, whole genome shotgun sequence genomic DNA includes:
- the brap gene encoding BRCA1-associated protein: MSVSLVVIRLELADQSPSPQGFQYSAVEGMSQKELQEKALGVAKHTLSGKTDLERAAVLHQHIGSRAMGDMVIETFEPSPDKGGGEDPGGSPEPDSGPPAAQTEADSLDGAEASEDTNKATGATPASPSKQLPDQISFFSGNPSVEIVHGIMHLYKTNKMTSLTEDVRRSAMVCILTVPATMTSHDLMKLLAPFNDVMEHMKIIRDPTPNQYMVLIKFCSQADADSFYTACNGRQFNSIEDAVCQMVYVERAEVIRSDEGASLPVMELTELPKCTVCLERMDESVNGILTTLCNHSFHSQCLQRWEDASCPVCRYCQTPEPVEENKCFECGVQENLWICLICGHIGCGRYVSRHAYKHFEETQHTYAMQLTNHRVWDYAGDNYVHRLVASKTDGKMVQYECEGDICHAEKIDGLQLEYSYLLTSQLESQRIYWENKIVHLEKETAEEINNMKAKFKETLERCDNLERRFGEISKDKQVIEKKCTQLNSRVLKLTQELKEEQEMNRCLRANQVQLQAKLAEEERKAKETGECKDEAIAELKEQLRDVMFYLETQQQIEHLPPEARSEIQEGQINIGASPSDSAGAGPSSARGRRGRGRKRK, encoded by the exons atGAGTGTGTCTCTGGTTGTTATCCGTCTGGAATTAGCCGACCAGTCTCCTTCTCCACAAGGTTTCCAGTACTCGGCTG TTGAAGGCATGTCGCAGAAGGAGCTGCAGGAGAAGGCTTTGGGTGTAGCCAAACACACTCTGAGTGGAAAGACAGATCTGGAAAGAGCAGCCGTACTGCACCAGCACATTGGTAGCAGAGCCATGGGGGACATGGTTATAGAAACCTTCGAGCCCAGCCCAG ataAGGGAGGAGGCGAAGACCCCGGTGGTTCACCTGAGCCGGACAGTGGACCTCCAGCTGCGCAGACTGAAGCAGACAGTCTGGACGGCGCTGAGGCTTCAGAGGACACCAACAAGGCAACAGGCGCTACGCCCGCCTCCCCCTCCAAGCAGCTGCCGGACCAGATCTCTTTCTTCAGCGGAAACCCGTCCGTGGAGATCGTCCACGGCATCATGCACCTCTACAAGACCAA caAAATGACGTCCCTGACGGAGGACGTAAGACGCAGCGCTATGGTGTGCATCCTGACTGTCCCCGCGACCATGACCAGCCATGACCTCATGAAGCTCTTGGCCCCTTTTAATGATGTCATGGAGCATATGAAGATCATACGGGACCCGACCCCTAACCAGTACATGGTCCTGATTAAGTTCTGTTCACAG GCAGATGCAGACAGTTTTTACACAGCGTGTAATGGCCGCCAGTTCAACTCCATAGAGGACGCGGTGTGCCAAATGGTTTATGTGGAGCGGGCGGAGGTTATAAGGTCTGACGAG ggAGCCAGTCTGCCGGTGATGGAGCTCACCGAGCTGCCAAAGTGCACCGTGTGCCTGGAGAGAATGGACGAGTCGGTTAACGGCATCCTCACCACGCTCTGCAACCACAGCTTTCACAGCCAGTGTCTTCAGCGCTGGGAAGATGCCTC GTGTCCTGTGTGTAGATACTGTCAAACACCAGAACCAGTTGAAGAGAACAAGTGCTTTGAGTGTGGAGTGCAGGAG AACCTGTGGATTTGTTTGATCTGCGGCCACATCGGTTGTGGGCGCTACGTCAGCCGGCATGCCTACAAGCACTTTGAGGAAACGCAGCATACTTACGCTATGCAGCTCACCAACCACCGTGTTTGGGACTACGCAGGAG ATAACTACGTGCACCGGCTGGTGGCCAGTAAGACCGACGGGAAGATGGTGCAGTACGAGTGCGAGGGAGACATCTGCCACGCTGAGAAAATTGACGGACTTCAACTGGAG TACTCGTACCTGCTGACGAGTCAACTGGAGTCTCAGAGGATTTACTGGGAGAATAAGATCGTTCATCTGGAGAAGGAGACCGCTGAGGAG ATAAACAACATGAAGGCCAAATTTAAAGAGACCCTGGAGCGTTGTGATAACCTGGAGCGACGGTTCGGAGAAATAAGCAAAGACAAGCAGGTCATAGAGAAGAA gtgcaccCAGTTGAACAGTCGAGTCTTGAAGCTGACCCAGGAGCtgaaggaggagcaggagaTGAACCGCTGTCTGAGAGCCAATCAGGTGCAGCTGCAGGCCAAGCTGGCAGAGGAGGAACGCAAAGCGAAAGAGACCG GTGAATGTAAGGACGAGGCAATAGCAGAACTGAAGGAGCAGCTGAGAGACGTGATGTTTTATCTGGAAACGCAGCAGCAGATTGAACACCTGCCTCCGGAGGCCCGCAGTGAAATCCAGGAGGGACAGATCAACATCGGAGCCAGCCCGTCGGACAGCGCCGGCGCCGGCCCGTCCTCCGCCAGGGGCAGGAGAGGCCGGGGCAGGAAGAGGAAGTAG